A portion of the Zymoseptoria tritici IPO323 chromosome 8, whole genome shotgun sequence genome contains these proteins:
- a CDS encoding tRNA adenine-N(1)--methyltransferase non-catalytic subunit (tRNA (adenine-N(1)-)-methyltransferase non-catalytic subunit. Similar to Gcd10p of Saccharomyces cerevisiae. Translation initiation factor EIF3-related.), translated as MSSLHSTVRPNTYIFLRLPTEIFKLVEIKLNTIIDVGKLGSFPANLLLGRPYHYTYELLEKREGESWQRLRIVSPAELNAEAGLDDATPAESRAEPGTTEVKVNGSLPEGYDLATVNQVLMKNNRLTIDDATRQGLTHEEIEELKKSAGGKEVIEKILANHAGLDEKTEYSKAKYLARKNKKYLKRFTVLPMDLGTLIDYIMVKEPARIMEIRMEGLGLVNAWSNAHFSGMDQIDAGTGQANGRYLVVDDTGGLVVAGIAERMNLLYPRLQDDAEPAAPMQEETTEPTDTEIDTNGEKTNGTAKIARPVHRDFPIPATSNTITVLHAAVQPNVSILKHFGYDTSSPTVPTEENEHPLHTHLKPLSWLQLLHPEQDPTYTEPERASEEELASWKSGKRGSYFKKRRRWERCKAIVDETRAGGFESLVIASHMEPTTILKHTVPLIRGGGHVVIYSPTIEPLLVAADLYSKERRAAYIAHLIEGETPSEDDFPVDPRLLLGASVQTSRVREWQVLPGRTHPLMTSRGGAEGYVFTARKVIPLEGGVEARGKHFAKKRKITVEESTPTTGGSDVEMVNLPAVTA; from the exons ATGTCTTCTCTACATTCTACCGTTCGGCCGAACACGTacatcttcctccgcctccccaCGGAGATCTTCAAACTCGTCGAGATCAAGCTGAACAC GATCATTGACGTCGGCAAGCTCGGTTCGTTTCCCGCAAATCTCCTCCTTGGCCGCCCGTATCACTACACCTACGAATTGCTCGagaagagagaaggagaGTCATGGCAGAGATTGAGGATCGTGTCGCCGGCAGAGCTCAATGCTGAAGCTGGACTGGACGATGCAACGCCGGCGGAGTCAAGAGCAGAGCCTGGGACAACGGAGGTAAAAGTGAATGGATCATTACCAGAGGGCTACGATCTCGCGACGGTCAATCAAGTGCTGATGAAGAACAATCGACTTACGATCGACGATGCAACGCGACAAGGGCTGACACACGAGGAGATTGAAGAGCTGAAGAAGTCGGCCGGAGGAAAGGAGGTCATCGAGAAGATTTTGGCGAACCATGCAGGACTTGACGAGAAGACGGAGTACTCGAAAGCGAAATATCTGGCGAGGAAGAACAAGAAGTACTTGAAGCGGTTTACTGTGCTACCGATGGATTTGGGCACTCTGATTGATTACATCATGGTCAAGGAGCCGGCGAGGATAATGGAGATCAGGATGGAAGGACTTGGACTGGTCAATGCTTGGAGCAATGCGCATTTCAGTGGCATGGATCAGATCGATGCGGGAACAGGCCAGGCGAACGGAAGGTACTTGGTGGTGGATGATACAGGTGGACTCGTAGTTGCAGGTATCGCAGAGAGGATGAATCTCTTGTACCCACGATTGCAGGACGACGCAGAACCAGCCGCGCCGATGCAGGAAGAGACAACAGAACCCACCGACACAGAAATAGATACGAATGGCGAGAAGACGAACGGCACCGCGAAGATAGCCAGACCAGTCCACCGCGACTTCCCTATCCCAGCAACCTCCAACACAATCACAGTACTCCACGCAGCGGTGCAGCCCAACGTCTCCATCCTCAAGCACTTCGGCTACGACACGAGCAGTCCCACTGTCCCGACAGAAGAAAACGAGCACCCTCTTCACACCCATCTCAAACCTCTCTCTTGGCTACAGCTTCTCCACCCCGAGCAAGACCCGACATACACCGAACCCGAACGAGCGAGCGAAGAAGAGTTGGCGAGTTGGAAAAGCGGCAAGCGAGGAAGTTACTTTAAGAAGCGCCGGCGATGGGAGCGCTGCAAGGCgatcgtcgacgagacgAGGGCTGGTGGATTTGAAAGTCTGGTCATCGCATCGCATATGGAGCCTACGACTATTTTGAAGCACACTGTGCCTCTGATTAGAGGAGGTGGTCATGTGGTCATTTACAGCCCGACCATCGAACCGCTTCTTGTCGCCGCAGACTTGTACTCGAAAGAGCGTCGCGCGGCGTATATTGCACATCTCATCGAAGGAGAGACACCGAGTGAGGATGACTTCCCAGTTGACCCGAGACTGCTATTGGGTGCGTCGGTGCAGACGAGTCGAGTGAGAGAGTGGCAGGTACTTCCAGGTCGGACGCATCCGCTTATGACGAGTCGTGGTGGAGCGGAGGGATATGTGTTCACTGCGAGGAAGGTCATTCCGCTGGAGGGAGGCGTGGAGGCAAGAGGGAAGCACTttgcgaagaagaggaagatcaCGGTGGAGGAGTCAACTCCGACTACTGGTGGAAGCGATGTGGAGATGGTCAATTTGCCTGCTGTGACAGCGTGA